In a genomic window of Amphiprion ocellaris isolate individual 3 ecotype Okinawa chromosome 11, ASM2253959v1, whole genome shotgun sequence:
- the me3 gene encoding NADP-dependent malic enzyme, mitochondrial, translated as MNSLPGRAALSLCRQGGMRVFAGSPGLPAGGLPADRASFQAARVDHSRSGRSVSTKKRGYDITRNPHLNKGMAFTLEERLQLGIHGLLPPCFLSQDVQVLRVMKSYETRVNPLDKYILLMTLQDRNEKLFYRLLTSDIEEFMPIVYTPTVGLACQQYGLAFRRPRGLFITIHDRGHIATMLNSWPEEDIKAIVVTDGERILGLGDLGSYGMGIPVGKLALYTACGGVRPQQCLPVLLDVGTDNQALLDDPLYIGLKHKRIRGKEYDELIDEFMQAVTDKYGMNCLIQFEDFANSNAFRILNKYRNRYCTFNDDIQGTASVAVAGILAALKITKNKLLDHTFVFQGAGEAALGIAQLLIMAMAKEGLSKEEAAKRIWMVDSKGLIVKERSHLNHEKEEFAHEHPHLKTLEEVVHTIKPTAIIGVAAVAGAFTAKIIKDMASFNERPIIFALSNPTSKAECTAEQCYQLTEGRGIFASGSPFDKVTLSDGRTFYPGQGNNAYIFPGVALGVIACGVRHISDDIFLTTAEAIADMVTEEHLAEGRLYPPLSTIREVSFRIAVKLINYAYKHNIASVYPEPKDKEAFVLSHIYSPDYDSFSLDTYSWPQEAMKVQDV; from the exons ATGAACTCTCTACCGGGAAGAGCCGCTCTGTCTTTGTGCAGACAGGGCGGGATGCGGGTGTTTGCGGGCTCCCCGGGGCTCCCAGCGGGGGGTCTGCCGGCCGACAGGGCCTCCTTCCAGGCCGCCAGGGTCGACCACTCCAGGTCGGGCCGCAGCGTCAGCACCAAGAAGAGGGGCTACGACATCACCAGAAACCCCCACCTGAACAAA GGAATGGCGTTCACCCTGGAGGAGCGCCTGCAGCTGGGCATCCACGGCCTGCTGCCGCCCTGCTTCCTGTCCCAGGATGTTCAAGTGCTGCGCGTCATGAAGAGCTACGAAACCCGCGTCAATCCTCTGGACAA GTACATCCTGCTGATGACGCTGCAGGACAGAAACGAGAAGTTGTTCTACCGTTTGCTGACCTCCGACATTGAGGAGTTCATGCCCATCGTGTACACTCCCACCGTCGGCCTGGCCTGTCAGCAGTATGGACTCGCCTTCAGGAGACCCCG AGGACTCTTCATCACCATCCATGACCGAGGACACATCGCCACCATGCTCAACTCCTGGCCTGAAGAAGACATAAAG GCCATCGTGGTGACGGACGGGGAGCGGATCCTCGGCCTGGGGGATCTGGGCAGCTATGGGATGGGAATTCCTGTTGGGAAGCTGGCGCTCTACACAGCCTGTGGAGGGGTTCGACCACAGCAGTGTCTCCCTGTGCTGTTGGACGTCGGCACCGACAACCAG GCGCTGCTCGACGACCCTCTGTACATCGGACTGAAGCACAAGAGAATCAGAGGCAAAGAGTACGACGAACTGATCGATGAGTTCATGCAGGCGGTGACAGACAA gtaCGGGATGAACTGTCTGATACAGTTTGAGGATTTCGCCAACAGCAACGCCTTCCGCATCCTCAACAAATACAGGAACCGATACTGTACCTTCAACGATGACATCCAAG GCACGGCCTCTGTGGCGGTTGCAGGAATCTTAGCTGCTCTGAAGatcaccaaaaacaaactgctaGACCACACCTTTGTTTTCCAGGGGGCAGGCGAG GCTGCTCTGGGTATTGCCCAGTTGCTTATAATGGCGATGGCCAAAGAGGGACTAAGTAAAGAAGAAGCTGCCAAGAGGATCTGGATGGTCGACTCCAAAGGCCTCATAGTAAAG GAAAGAAGCCACCTGAACCATGAGAAGGAGGAGTTTGCTCACGAGCATCCACATCTGAAGACACTGGAGGAGGTGGTTCACACCATCAAACCCACCGCCATCATAG GTGTGGCTGCGGTTGCTGGAGCTTTTACGGCAAAGATCATCAAAGACATGGCATCCTTCAACGAGAGGCCAATCATCTTCGCCCTGAGTAATCCAACCAGCAAGGCCGAGTGCACGGCGGAGCAGTGCTACCAGCTCACAGAG GGCCGGGGCATCTTTGCCAGCGGGAGTCCCTTTGACAAGGTGACGCTGTCTGATGGACGCACCTTCTACCCCGGCCAGGGAAACAACGCCTACATCTTCCCTGGAGTGGCTCTGGGCGTTATAGCCTGTGGAGTGCGCCACATATCTGATGACATCTTCCTCACCACTGCAGAG GCGATCGCTGACATGGTAACAGAGGAGCATCTGGCTGAAGGAAGACTCTATCCTCCTCTCAGCACCATCAGAGAGGTGTCCTTCAGGATTGCAGTGAAG CTCATCAACTATGCATACAAACACAACATCGCTTCAGTTTATCCTGAGCCCAAAGACAAGGAGGCGTTTGTTCTGTCTCACATCTACAGTCCTGATTACGACTCCTTCAGCCTGGACACTTACAGCTGGCCTCAGGAGGCCATGAAGGTCCAGGATGTCTGA